A genomic stretch from Enterobacter oligotrophicus includes:
- the nth gene encoding endonuclease III, with amino-acid sequence MNKEKRIAILTRLRNENPHPTTELNFTSPFELLIAVLLSAQATDVSVNKATALLYPVANTPQAMLDLGVEGVKSYIKTIGLFNSKAENVIKTCRILLEQHGGEVPEDRAALEALPGVGRKTANVVLNTAFGWPTIAVDTHIFRVSNRTNFAPGKNVEQVEEKLLKVVPAEFKVDCHHWLILHGRYTCIARKPRCGSCIIEDLCEFKEKVYS; translated from the coding sequence ATGAATAAAGAGAAACGCATTGCGATCCTGACCCGTCTGCGGAATGAAAATCCACACCCCACGACGGAGCTGAATTTTACCTCTCCTTTTGAGCTGCTGATCGCGGTGCTGCTCTCTGCGCAGGCCACTGACGTAAGCGTCAACAAAGCCACTGCCCTGCTCTATCCCGTTGCCAATACGCCGCAGGCTATGCTTGATTTGGGCGTGGAGGGCGTGAAGTCCTATATCAAGACCATCGGCCTGTTTAACAGCAAAGCCGAAAATGTGATTAAGACCTGCCGCATTTTGCTGGAGCAGCATGGTGGCGAGGTGCCGGAAGATCGTGCGGCGCTGGAAGCGCTGCCGGGCGTAGGCCGTAAGACAGCGAATGTGGTGCTGAATACTGCGTTTGGCTGGCCGACTATCGCCGTTGACACTCATATTTTCCGCGTGTCTAACCGCACCAACTTCGCGCCAGGTAAAAACGTCGAGCAGGTCGAAGAGAAACTATTAAAAGTTGTTCCCGCCGAATTCAAGGTTGATTGCCATCACTGGTTGATCCTTCATGGACGCTACACCTGTATTGCACGCAAGCCCCGCTGTGGTTCCTGCATTATTGAAGATTTGTGCGAATTTAAAGAAAAAGTCTATTCCTGA
- a CDS encoding electron transport complex subunit E: MSQVKEVIVQGLWKNNSALVQLLGMCPLLAVTSTATNALGLGLATTLVLTLTNLSISALRRWTPSEIRIPIYVMIIASVVSVVQMLINAYAFGLYQSLGIFIPLIVTNCIVVGRAEAFAVKNSPAMSALDGFSIGMGATGAMFVLGSLREILGNGTLFDGADALLGGWARALRIEVFHTDTPFLLAMLPPGAFIGLGMMLAIKYLIDEKRKRRAAERSVQEGIPEKAS; this comes from the coding sequence ATGAGCCAGGTTAAAGAGGTTATCGTCCAGGGACTCTGGAAGAACAACTCCGCGCTGGTGCAGTTGCTGGGGATGTGCCCGCTGCTGGCGGTCACATCCACTGCGACCAACGCGCTTGGTCTGGGCCTGGCGACGACGCTGGTGCTGACCCTGACCAACTTGTCCATCTCTGCCCTGCGCCGCTGGACGCCGTCGGAAATCCGTATTCCGATTTACGTGATGATCATCGCCTCGGTGGTGAGTGTCGTGCAGATGCTGATTAACGCCTATGCGTTTGGCCTGTACCAGTCGCTTGGGATCTTTATTCCGCTTATTGTAACCAACTGTATCGTCGTGGGCCGTGCGGAAGCCTTTGCGGTGAAGAATAGCCCGGCCATGTCAGCGCTGGATGGATTCTCTATCGGTATGGGAGCCACCGGCGCAATGTTCGTTCTGGGATCACTACGCGAAATTCTGGGCAACGGTACGCTGTTTGACGGTGCGGACGCACTGCTGGGCGGCTGGGCAAGAGCCTTGCGTATTGAGGTGTTCCATACGGACACCCCGTTCCTGCTGGCGATGTTGCCACCGGGCGCTTTTATTGGCCTTGGCATGATGCTGGCGATAAAATACCTGATCGATGAAAAACGTAAACGCCGTGCCGCCGAGCGCAGCGTTCAGGAAGGGATACCCGAGAAGGCTTCATGA
- the rsxG gene encoding electron transport complex subunit RsxG, which translates to MLKTMQKHGVTLAIFAAALTGLTALVNELTKTTIDEQATKQQKALFDQVIPSDFYDNDLQKSCFIVQAPQLGKGTHRVFIARKGDDAVGAVMEATAPDGYSGAIQLLVGSDFSGTVLGTRVTEHHETPGLGDKIEPRLSDWILHFAGKVIHGENDTAFAVKKDGGEFDQFTGATITPRAVVNAVKRAGLYAETLPAQINNLPACEE; encoded by the coding sequence ATGCTAAAAACAATGCAAAAACACGGCGTGACGCTGGCAATTTTCGCCGCAGCCCTGACAGGGCTGACCGCGCTGGTTAACGAACTGACCAAAACAACGATTGATGAGCAGGCCACGAAGCAGCAAAAAGCGCTGTTTGATCAGGTGATCCCGTCTGACTTCTACGATAATGACCTGCAGAAAAGCTGCTTTATTGTTCAGGCTCCCCAGTTAGGCAAAGGGACGCATCGCGTCTTTATTGCACGTAAAGGGGATGATGCGGTAGGTGCCGTAATGGAGGCAACCGCACCCGATGGCTACTCAGGTGCCATTCAACTGCTTGTGGGAAGCGATTTCTCAGGTACCGTGCTGGGCACCCGCGTGACGGAACATCACGAGACACCGGGTCTTGGAGATAAGATCGAACCACGTCTGAGTGACTGGATTTTGCACTTTGCCGGTAAAGTTATTCATGGCGAAAATGATACTGCCTTTGCGGTGAAGAAAGATGGCGGTGAGTTCGACCAGTTCACGGGGGCAACCATCACGCCACGCGCGGTCGTTAACGCCGTAAAACGTGCCGGGTTATATGCAGAAACGCTGCCCGCGCAGATCAACAATCTTCCGGCCTGTGAGGAGTAA
- the rsxD gene encoding electron transport complex subunit RsxD produces the protein MVFRIASSPYTHNQRQTSRIMMLVCLAALPGIAVQLWFFGWGSLFQLVLGCASALAAEALILKLRKMNVTRILSDNSALLTGLLLAISIPPFAPWWMVVLGTVFAVIIAKQLYGGLGHNPFNPAMIGYVVLLISFPVQMTSWLPPHEIAATVPGFMDALQVIFTGHTALGADMNTLRMGVDGISQATPLDTFKTSLHAGHSVEQIMKSPIYSGMLAGAGWQWVNLAYLLGGVFLLQQKAIRWHIPVSFLVTLALCSTLGWLFAPESLASPQMHLLSGATMLGAFFILTDPVTASTTNRGRMIFGALAGLLVWLIRSFGGYPDGVAFAVLLANITVPLIDYYTRPRVYGHR, from the coding sequence ATGGTTTTCAGAATCGCAAGTTCCCCTTATACCCATAACCAGCGCCAGACATCACGCATTATGATGCTGGTCTGCCTGGCTGCACTGCCTGGCATTGCCGTACAGCTCTGGTTCTTCGGCTGGGGAAGCCTTTTCCAGTTGGTTCTTGGCTGTGCCAGCGCCTTAGCGGCGGAAGCCCTGATCCTGAAGCTGCGCAAGATGAATGTCACCCGTATTTTGAGCGACAACTCCGCGCTCCTGACAGGCCTCCTGCTGGCAATCAGTATTCCTCCGTTTGCGCCGTGGTGGATGGTGGTGTTAGGCACGGTATTCGCCGTGATTATCGCTAAACAGCTCTATGGCGGACTGGGGCATAACCCGTTTAACCCGGCGATGATTGGTTACGTAGTGCTGCTGATCTCCTTCCCGGTGCAGATGACCAGCTGGTTGCCGCCGCATGAGATCGCTGCAACCGTGCCTGGCTTTATGGATGCGCTGCAGGTGATCTTTACCGGCCATACGGCGCTCGGTGCGGATATGAACACGCTGCGTATGGGCGTGGACGGTATTAGCCAGGCCACGCCGCTCGATACCTTTAAAACGTCCCTGCATGCCGGACACAGCGTTGAGCAGATTATGAAATCGCCTATCTACAGCGGCATGCTGGCAGGTGCTGGCTGGCAGTGGGTCAACCTGGCGTATCTGTTGGGTGGTGTGTTCCTGCTGCAACAGAAAGCGATTCGCTGGCATATTCCGGTCAGTTTCCTCGTGACGCTGGCGCTCTGCTCTACGCTCGGTTGGTTATTCGCCCCTGAATCACTGGCCAGCCCACAGATGCATCTGCTCTCTGGTGCCACTATGCTGGGCGCGTTCTTTATTCTGACCGATCCGGTAACGGCCTCAACGACCAACCGTGGCCGCATGATCTTTGGCGCGCTGGCGGGGTTGCTGGTCTGGCTTATCCGCAGCTTTGGCGGTTACCCCGATGGCGTCGCCTTTGCCGTCCTGCTCGCTAATATTACCGTTCCGCTTATCGACTACTACACGCGTCCGCGCGTATACGGTCACCGCTAA
- the rsxC gene encoding electron transport complex subunit RsxC encodes MLKLFSAFRKEKIWDFDGGIHPPEMKTQSNGTPLRQIPLATRYVMPLKQHIGTEGELCVKEGDLVLRGQPLTFGRGRMLPVHAPTSGRVVSIAPHTVAHPSALSELSVIIEADGEDRWIERDGWSDYRTHSREALIERIHQFGVAGLGGAGFPTGIKLRGGGDKIETLIINAAECEPYITADDRLMQDCAAQVVEGIRILAHILQPREVLIGIEDNKPQAISMLRAVLAGSHDISLRVIPTKYPSGGAKQLTQILTGKQVPHGGRSSDIGVLMQNVGTAYAVKRAVVDGEPLTERVVTLTGESVSRPGNVWARLGTPVRHLLEQAGFCPGSDQMVIMGGPLMGFTLPWLDVPVVKITNCLLAPSPTEMGEEQEEKGCIRCSACADACPADLLPQQLYWYSKGQLHDKAKAHNLADCIECGACAWVCPSNIPLVQYFRQEKAEIYAISMEEKRAAEAKARFEARQARLEREKLARQERHKQAAVQPGEKDQDAINAALARVREKKATAAQTIVIAAGEKPDNSEAIAAREARKAEARARQAEKAKNTQADAEVDPRKAAVEAAIARAKARKAEQQSVAPAPETVDPRKAAVEAAIARAKARKAEQQNVAPVPETVDPRKAAVEAAIARAKARKAEQQNVAPAPETVDPRKAAVEAAIARAKARKAAQQEEQSEAANDDPRKAAVAAAIARVQAKKAAQQAVNED; translated from the coding sequence ATGCTTAAGTTATTTTCTGCTTTCAGAAAAGAGAAGATTTGGGACTTCGATGGTGGCATTCATCCACCAGAGATGAAAACCCAGTCCAACGGCACACCGCTGCGTCAAATACCGCTGGCGACCCGTTACGTTATGCCGCTGAAACAGCATATCGGTACGGAAGGCGAACTGTGCGTGAAAGAAGGCGACCTTGTCCTTCGCGGCCAGCCGTTGACCTTTGGTCGTGGACGTATGTTGCCGGTACACGCCCCCACCTCCGGCCGGGTGGTGTCGATTGCTCCCCATACCGTGGCACACCCTTCTGCTCTCTCTGAACTGAGCGTTATCATTGAAGCCGACGGTGAAGACCGCTGGATCGAACGTGATGGCTGGAGCGATTATCGCACTCATAGCCGTGAGGCGCTCATTGAACGTATTCATCAGTTCGGCGTGGCCGGGCTGGGTGGCGCGGGGTTCCCGACGGGCATTAAACTGCGCGGTGGCGGCGACAAAATCGAGACGCTGATTATCAACGCCGCCGAGTGTGAACCGTACATTACCGCAGACGATCGTCTGATGCAGGACTGCGCTGCGCAGGTGGTGGAAGGCATTCGTATCCTCGCGCACATTCTGCAACCACGTGAAGTGCTGATCGGCATTGAAGATAACAAACCGCAGGCGATCTCCATGCTGCGTGCAGTGCTGGCGGGCAGCCACGATATTAGCCTGCGCGTCATCCCGACCAAATACCCGTCTGGCGGTGCGAAACAGCTCACGCAAATACTGACCGGTAAACAGGTGCCGCACGGCGGTCGTTCCTCTGATATTGGCGTGCTGATGCAAAACGTCGGCACGGCGTATGCGGTAAAACGCGCGGTTGTTGACGGCGAGCCGCTGACCGAGCGCGTGGTGACGTTGACCGGTGAGTCAGTGTCTCGTCCTGGCAACGTCTGGGCGCGTCTGGGCACACCGGTACGCCATCTGCTGGAACAGGCCGGATTCTGCCCTGGCAGCGACCAGATGGTGATTATGGGCGGCCCGCTGATGGGCTTTACCCTGCCGTGGCTGGATGTTCCGGTGGTGAAAATTACCAACTGCCTGCTCGCCCCTTCCCCAACGGAGATGGGCGAAGAGCAGGAAGAGAAAGGCTGTATTCGCTGCAGCGCCTGTGCCGATGCCTGCCCGGCGGATCTGCTGCCGCAGCAGCTTTACTGGTACAGCAAAGGTCAATTGCACGATAAGGCGAAAGCGCACAATCTTGCCGACTGTATCGAGTGCGGTGCCTGTGCCTGGGTCTGCCCAAGCAACATTCCGCTGGTGCAGTATTTCCGTCAGGAGAAGGCAGAGATTTACGCCATTTCGATGGAAGAGAAGCGCGCGGCCGAAGCGAAAGCCCGTTTTGAGGCGCGTCAGGCACGACTTGAGCGCGAGAAACTCGCTCGCCAGGAACGTCATAAACAAGCTGCTGTGCAGCCTGGTGAGAAAGATCAGGACGCGATTAACGCCGCGCTGGCACGCGTTCGCGAGAAAAAAGCGACTGCGGCGCAAACCATCGTCATCGCTGCGGGCGAGAAGCCGGATAACAGTGAAGCGATTGCCGCCCGCGAAGCGCGTAAGGCCGAAGCCCGTGCTCGTCAGGCAGAGAAAGCGAAAAACACGCAGGCAGACGCTGAAGTCGATCCGCGTAAAGCTGCTGTTGAAGCGGCCATCGCCCGCGCCAAAGCGCGTAAAGCCGAACAGCAGAGCGTAGCGCCTGCACCGGAAACGGTGGACCCACGCAAGGCAGCCGTTGAAGCGGCCATCGCCCGTGCCAAAGCGCGTAAAGCCGAACAGCAGAACGTAGCGCCTGTACCGGAAACGGTGGACCCACGCAAGGCAGCCGTTGAAGCGGCCATCGCCCGCGCCAAAGCGCGTAAAGCCGAACAGCAGAACGTAGCACCTGCACCGGAAACGGTGGACCCACGCAAGGCAGCCGTTGAAGCGGCCATCGCCCGTGCCAAAGCGCGTAAAGCGGCACAGCAGGAAGAACAATCCGAAGCCGCGAACGACGATCCACGCAAAGCCGCCGTCGCTGCCGCGATTGCGCGCGTTCAGGCGAAGAAAGCCGCACAGCAAGCCGTTAACGAGGATTAA
- the rsxB gene encoding electron transport complex subunit RsxB, whose protein sequence is MNAIWIAIASISVLGLVFGIILGYASRRFAVEDDPVVEKIDELLPQSQCGQCGYPGCRPYAEAVGIQGEKINRCAPGGEAVMLKIAALLNVDPQPVDGGAEVQEPVRALAVIDEANCIGCTKCIQACPVDAIVGATRAMHTVVADLCTGCNLCVAPCPTQCIELRPVETTTENWKWDLQTIPVRIIPVEQHA, encoded by the coding sequence ATGAATGCTATCTGGATTGCCATCGCGTCCATCAGCGTACTGGGATTAGTGTTTGGCATCATTCTGGGCTATGCCTCCCGCCGTTTCGCGGTCGAGGACGATCCGGTTGTTGAAAAAATCGATGAACTGTTACCGCAGAGCCAGTGTGGGCAATGTGGCTACCCTGGCTGCCGCCCTTATGCGGAGGCGGTGGGTATTCAGGGTGAAAAAATCAACCGCTGTGCGCCTGGTGGCGAAGCGGTAATGCTGAAAATTGCCGCCCTGCTTAATGTCGATCCGCAGCCTGTTGATGGCGGTGCGGAGGTGCAGGAGCCGGTACGAGCCCTCGCCGTGATCGACGAAGCCAACTGCATTGGCTGCACTAAATGTATTCAGGCGTGCCCCGTTGACGCTATCGTCGGCGCAACCCGCGCTATGCACACCGTTGTGGCGGATTTGTGCACCGGCTGTAACCTCTGCGTGGCCCCCTGCCCGACGCAGTGTATAGAATTACGCCCGGTTGAAACGACTACCGAAAACTGGAAGTGGGATCTTCAAACCATTCCGGTTCGCATCATTCCTGTGGAACAACATGCTTAA
- the rsxA gene encoding electron transport complex subunit RsxA, with protein MTDYLLLFVGTVLVNNFVLVKFLGLCPFMGVSKKLETAMGMGLATTFVMTLASICAWWIDTWVLIPLGLTYLRTLAFILVIAVVVQFTEMVVRKTSPALYRLLGIFLPLITTNCAVLGVALLNINLGHNFMQSALYGFSAAVGFSLVMVLFASIRERLAAADIPAPFRGNAIALVTAGLMSLAFMGFSGLVKL; from the coding sequence ATGACCGATTACTTACTGCTCTTTGTCGGAACTGTGCTGGTTAACAACTTCGTGCTGGTGAAGTTCCTCGGCCTGTGCCCGTTTATGGGCGTTTCCAAAAAACTGGAGACGGCAATGGGCATGGGGCTGGCGACCACCTTCGTGATGACGCTGGCGTCGATTTGCGCCTGGTGGATTGACACCTGGGTCCTCATCCCGTTGGGCTTAACCTATTTACGCACGCTGGCCTTTATTCTGGTCATCGCGGTGGTGGTGCAATTCACCGAAATGGTTGTACGCAAAACCAGCCCGGCGCTGTATCGCCTGCTGGGCATCTTTCTGCCACTGATCACCACCAACTGTGCCGTGCTGGGTGTGGCGCTGCTGAACATTAACCTTGGGCACAACTTTATGCAGTCGGCGCTGTACGGTTTCTCCGCCGCGGTAGGTTTTTCTCTGGTTATGGTGCTGTTCGCCTCGATTCGTGAACGTCTGGCGGCGGCAGATATTCCTGCGCCGTTTCGCGGTAATGCGATTGCGCTCGTTACTGCGGGCTTAATGTCTCTGGCCTTTATGGGCTTTAGTGGTCTGGTGAAGTTGTAA
- a CDS encoding DUF2569 domain-containing protein: MTASPGERIGGWLIAPLAWLLVALLSASLALLLYTTALITPHAIQTLMSQSVLNIAMWFVSFVFAIAMWYYTLWLTIAFFKRRKSVPKHYIIWLLISVLLAIKAFAFSPVSDALAVRQLLFPLLAAALLVPYFKRSARVKNTFVNP; the protein is encoded by the coding sequence ATGACCGCATCGCCTGGAGAAAGAATTGGAGGCTGGTTAATCGCCCCGCTGGCATGGCTGCTGGTTGCCTTATTAAGCGCATCGCTGGCGCTTTTGCTTTACACCACTGCATTGATCACCCCTCACGCAATCCAGACATTGATGTCGCAAAGTGTGCTTAATATTGCGATGTGGTTTGTTTCATTCGTTTTCGCGATTGCCATGTGGTACTACACGTTGTGGCTGACTATCGCATTCTTTAAGCGCCGCAAGAGTGTGCCAAAGCACTACATTATCTGGCTGCTGATCTCCGTCCTGCTGGCGATAAAGGCTTTTGCTTTTTCACCGGTATCAGACGCGCTGGCGGTTCGTCAGCTTCTGTTCCCGCTGCTGGCGGCGGCGCTTCTGGTGCCCTATTTCAAGCGTTCAGCGCGCGTGAAGAACACCTTCGTTAACCCGTAA
- the ydgT gene encoding transcription modulator YdgT — protein MTVQDYLLKFRKINSLESLEKLFDHLNYTLADNQDIINMYRAADHRRAELVSGGRLYNVGEVPKSVWRYVL, from the coding sequence ATGACAGTTCAGGACTATTTATTAAAATTTCGCAAGATCAATTCCCTTGAGAGCCTGGAAAAACTGTTTGACCATCTGAACTACACGCTGGCGGATAATCAGGACATCATCAATATGTACCGCGCCGCAGACCATCGCCGTGCAGAGCTTGTCTCCGGTGGCCGCCTGTACAATGTGGGCGAAGTCCCTAAATCTGTATGGCGTTATGTACTATAA
- the blr gene encoding division septum protein Blr, whose translation MNRIIELAGWIVLGVSVILLGVASHIDNYQPPEPAAVVQPK comes from the coding sequence ATTAATCGAATCATTGAATTAGCGGGATGGATTGTCCTTGGGGTGTCGGTCATTTTGCTGGGCGTTGCCAGCCATATCGATAACTACCAGCCGCCGGAGCCTGCCGCTGTCGTACAACCGAAGTAA
- a CDS encoding oxidoreductase, with translation MSENIRVGLIGYGYASKTFHAPLIAGTPGMMLVAISSSDATKVHADWPTVQVVSEPKHLFNDPNIDLIVIPTPNDTHFPLAKSALEAGKHVVVDKPFTVTLSQARELDSLARSLGRLLSVFHNRRWDSDFLTVKALLSEGTLGEIVYFESHFDRFRPQVRSRWREQAGPGSGIWYDLAPHLLDQAVNLFGLPVSMTVDLAQLRSGAQTTDYFHAILSYPQRRIVLHGTMLAAAESARYILHGTRGSYVKYGLDPQEDRLKNGERLPQEDWGYDMRDGVVTRAEGEEQVQETLLTIPGNYPAYYAAIRDALNGTGENPVPASQAIQIMELIELGIESAKHRATLCLA, from the coding sequence ATGAGTGAAAATATCCGTGTCGGACTCATTGGTTATGGGTACGCAAGTAAAACCTTTCACGCCCCTCTGATTGCGGGGACGCCCGGCATGATGCTTGTGGCGATTTCCAGCAGCGATGCCACCAAAGTCCATGCCGACTGGCCCACCGTTCAGGTTGTATCTGAGCCTAAGCATCTGTTTAACGATCCCAACATTGACCTCATTGTTATTCCTACTCCCAACGATACCCACTTTCCGCTGGCAAAATCCGCGCTGGAGGCGGGCAAGCATGTGGTAGTCGACAAACCCTTTACCGTGACGTTGTCACAGGCTCGTGAACTGGATTCCCTGGCGCGAAGCCTGGGCAGGCTGCTGTCGGTCTTTCATAACCGCCGCTGGGACAGCGATTTCCTGACGGTGAAAGCGTTACTCAGCGAGGGAACACTCGGAGAGATTGTCTATTTTGAATCGCATTTTGACCGTTTTCGCCCGCAAGTGCGCTCCCGGTGGCGCGAACAGGCAGGCCCCGGTAGCGGTATCTGGTACGACTTAGCGCCGCATCTTCTCGATCAGGCCGTCAATCTGTTCGGGCTGCCGGTGAGCATGACCGTCGATCTGGCTCAGCTCAGATCGGGCGCGCAGACGACGGATTACTTTCACGCGATTTTGAGTTATCCGCAGCGCCGTATTGTGCTGCACGGGACGATGCTCGCTGCCGCAGAATCAGCACGCTACATTCTGCACGGCACGCGCGGTAGCTACGTGAAGTATGGCCTGGACCCTCAGGAGGATCGCCTGAAAAATGGTGAGCGTCTGCCGCAGGAGGACTGGGGTTATGACATGCGGGACGGCGTAGTGACGCGAGCAGAGGGGGAAGAACAGGTCCAGGAAACGCTGCTGACCATACCGGGCAACTATCCGGCGTATTATGCGGCTATTCGTGACGCACTGAACGGCACAGGGGAGAATCCGGTGCCCGCCAGTC